From the Mangifera indica cultivar Alphonso chromosome 10, CATAS_Mindica_2.1, whole genome shotgun sequence genome, one window contains:
- the LOC123226672 gene encoding ankyrin repeat-containing protein NPR4-like isoform X2 gives MKTYFLSQELWDIVNDGIYDPTYTVSQSKQQQKQLKESRQKDKTALFILQQAVDDNIFTKISLAQTAQEAWSELKKEFQSVNPQTTNIAEGRGPEDHKNYLPLYKAILKGDLKSVGEVCEDDKNALEARITVNLDTALHVAVGTGQANHIVEYLLNKMSMDQVSLKNKEGNTVLSIAAIVGNVPAATMIHNKDENAMRSGRDVDKCLLYISNDSRRIPLIEATLHGQKKMIQFLLGISNNYLDYASAPSFHRTSDVLFVKMLISSGFYDLALYLVKKRPALATTTFYGGESLLSEITKKASAFSCGETRKLQFWKFLVPSKVPIGAKEREENLMPDKALELVKHLCKEITKDLDRAPFLLKLPLLRAAELGIYQVVEEIIKLYPDAIWFTNRKNHNIVHLAIINRQEKVFELIFQMSGRKNWLLMSHDVEKNNILHLAGKLAPRFKLNTISSAALQMQREIKWFKEVENNLPPDYQEETNSKGQTPATVFTEEHKELVQEGEKWMKDAATSCSVAAAFIATIVFAAVITIPGDYAENGRPKLYGQKAFKIFVISNALSLSSSISVIILFLSFFTARYREQDFLYVLPNRLMWCLYMLLLSLMSLITAFCACAYLVYYERKTYEVTALVFASALLPLSLLVRTQYPKILDLFISIFAPVFFKKRRTGILY, from the exons ATGAAGACATATTTTTTGTCCCAAGAGTTATGGGACATTGTTAATGATGGAATTTACGACCCTACCTACACTGTATCTCAGTCTAAGCAACAACAAAAGCAGTTGAAAGAAAGTAGGCAGAAGGATAAAACAGCACTTTTCATCCTTCAACAAGCCGTGGATGATAACATTTTCACCAAAATTTCCCTAGCTCAGACGGCACAGGAAGCATGGTCCGAATTGAAAAAAGAGTTCCAAAGCGTTAATCCACAG ACCACCAACATAGCAGAAGGGAGAGGGCCAG AGGATCACAAGAACTACCTGCCACTATATAAAGCTATACTCAAAGGTGATCTGAAATCTGTAGGAGAAGTTTGTGAAGATGATAAGAATGCGTTAGAAGCGAGGATCACGGTAAACTTGGACACAGCTCTTCATGTTGCTGTTGGGACAGGGCAGGCCAATCATATCGTTGAGTACCTTTTGAACAAGATGTCAATGGATCAAGTGTCACTGAAAAATAAAGAGGGCAACACTGTTCTTTCCATTGCTGCAATTGTTGGAAACGTCCCAGCAGCCACCATGATACATAATAAAGATGAAAACGCCATGAGATCGGGGAGAGATGTAGATAAATGTCTACTTTATATTTCAAATGATTCCAGAAGGATACCTTTGATTGAGGCCACTCTACATGGCCAAAAGAAGATGATCCAATTTTTATTGGGTATCAGCAACAATTATTTGGATTATGCTTCTGCACCAAGTTTTCACCGTACATCTGATGTTCTTTTTGTTAAAATGCTTATAAGTTCTGGATTTTATG ACTTGGCTTTATACTTGGTTAAAAAACGTCCAGCTTTAGCTACAACAACGTTTTATGGTGGTGAGTCTCTTTTGAGTGAAATAACCAAAAAGGCATCCGCATTTTCATGTGGAGAAACAAGAAAGCTACAGTTCTGGAAATTCCTCGTCCCTTCTAAGG TTCCGATTGGTGCGAAggaaagagaagagaatttgaTGCCTGACAAAGCTCTTGAACTTGTGAAGCACTTGTGCAAGGAAATTACAAAGGATTTAGACCGTGCTCCCTTCTTATTGAAACTTCCTCTTCTTAGAGCAGCAGAATTGGGGATTTACCAAGTCGTGGAAGAGATTATAAAGTTATATCCTGATGCAATCTGGTTTACAAATAGAAAGAATCATAATATAGTCCATTTGGCAATCATTAACCGTCAAGAAAAGGTATTCGAACTCATATTTCAAATGAGTGGTCGCAAAAATTGGTTATTGATGTCCCATGATGTTGAAAAGAACAACATCCTGCACTTAGCTGGAAAATTGGCACCTAGATTTAAACTTAATACTATTTCTAGTGCTGCTCTACAGATGCAACGCGAGATAAAATGGTTTAAG gAAGTGGAGAACAATTTGCCGCCCGACTACCAAGAGGAAACAAATTCTAAAGGACAAACTCCAGCAACAGTATTCACTGAGGAACATAAGGAACTAGTTCAAGAAGGTGAGAAATGGATGAAAGATGCAGCAACTTCATGTTCAGTAGCAGCAGCATTCATTGCTACAATAGTATTTGCAGCAGTAATCACAATCCCTGGTGATTACGCTGAAAATGGCCGCCCAAAACTATATGGACAGAAAGCCTTCAAGATCTTCGTTATTTCAAATGCATTATCTTTGTCCTCATCAATTTCCGTCATCATATTGTTCTTGTCCTTTTTCACTGCACGCTATCGTGAACAAGATTTTCTTTACGTCCTGCCCAATAGGTTAATGTGGTGTCTTTATATGCTGTTGCTCTCTCTGATGTCGTTGATAACAGCATTTTGCGCCTGTGCTTATCTGGTGTACTATGAGAGAAAGACATACGAGGTAACTGCTTTAGTGTTTGCATCGGCTTTACTGCCTCTCTCATTGTTGGTACGTACGCAATATCCCAAAATATTAGACCTGTTCATTTCCATATTTGCTCCGGTGTTTTTCAAAAAGCGAAGGACCGGTATCCTCTATTAG
- the LOC123227172 gene encoding GTP-binding protein ERG-like, with product MKAFRALRTLSTFTTKRQRQCSIFLHRLYTAQPQQTLNETESDSVFDSSHYSIPSLGETHDSEKKEPTWDEKFRVRADKVVFGKDSQRAKVRIFQEDEDERKNRALARALLEAALEKEEEDEEVKEEDQMSLTVGIIGAPNAGKSALANFMVGTKVAAVSRKTNTTTHEVLGVMMKGNAQICFFDTPGLMLKKSGLPYKDMKVRIESAWSSVNLFEVLMVVFDVHRHLTKPDSRVVRLIDRMGAEAHPNQKRILCMNKVDLVAKKKDLLKVAEQFKDLPGYERIFMTSGLKGAGVKDLSQYLIDQAVQRPWSEDPLTMSEEVMKNISLEVVRERLLDHVHQEIPYGIEHRLIDWKDLRDGSLRIEQHFITNKLSQRKILVGKNGSKIGRIGIEANEELRSIFKRQVHLILRVKLK from the exons ATGAAAGCTTTCAGAGCTTTGAGAACACTTTCAACCTTCACAACAAAACGCCAGCGACAATGTTCTATCTTTCTCCACCGCCTCTACACCGCCCAGCCTCAGCAAACGCTCAATGAAACCGAAAGTGATTCAGTTTTTGACAGTTCCCATTATTCAATACCGAGCCTTGGTGAAACCCACGACTCCGAGAAGAAAGAACCCACCTGGGATGAAAAGTTCAGGGTGAGAGCTGATAAGGTAGTGTTTGGGAAAGATAGCCAAAGAGCGAAAGTTAGAATTTTTcaggaagatgaagatgagcgGAAGAATAGAGCTCTTGCCAGGGCTCTACTTGAGGCTGCTTTGGAGAAAGAGGAGGAAGATGAAGAGGTTAAAGAGGAGGATCAGATGTCGCTTACTGTTGGGATTATTGGTGCTCCTAACGCTGGAAAATCTGCTCTTGCTAATTTCATG GTGGGGACAAAGGTTGCTGCTGTTTCAAGGAAGACAAATACAACCACTCATGAAGTGCTTGGAGTAATGATGAAGGGAAATGCCCAAATT TGCTTTTTTGATACCCCGGGACTTATGTTAAAGAAAAGTGGGCTTCCTTACAAAGATATGAAGGTTCGCATAGAAAGTGCTTGGAGCTCAGTTAATTTATTTGAGGTGCTCATGGTTGTTTTTGATGTACATAGACATCTCACCAA GCCTGATTCAAGGGTTGTCAGATTAATTGACCGTATGGGTGCTGAAGCTCATCCAAATCAGAAGCGGATTTTATGCATGAATAAGGTTGATTTAGTTGCTAAGAAAAAAGACCTACTAAAAGTTGCTGAGCAATTTAAAGATCTTCCTGGGTATGAAAG GATTTTCATGACCTCTGGATTGAAGGGTGCTGGAGTAAAAGATCTTTCCCAATATTTGATTGATCAG GCAGTTCAAAGACCTTGGTCTGAAGATCCACTAACTATGAGTGAAGAAGTCATGAAGAACATTTCATTGGAAGTTGTACGGGAAAGGTTATTAGACCATGTACATCAG GAAATCCCCTATGGTATTGAACATCGGTTGATAGATTGGAAGGACTTGCGCGATGGTTCTCTTCGGATTGAACAACACTTCATTACCAACAAGCTAAGCCAACGAAAGATTCTTGTTGGAAAGAATGGCTCTAAAATAGG GAGAATTGGCATTGAAGCTAACGAAGAGCTACGGTCCATCTTCAAGAGACAAGTACATCTCATCCTCCGAGTTAAACTAAAATGA
- the LOC123226672 gene encoding uncharacterized protein LOC123226672 isoform X1 encodes MAKENSNPLAISVPIPILNGENYHIWSIKVKTYLLSQDLWEIVDDGFYEPGDTVSQSEQQQEQLKESKQKDKAALFILQQAVDDDIFAKISLAQTANKAWCALKEEFQSINPQITNLAEGRGPGISSPLAIPVPIPIFEGENYDIWSIKMKTYFLSQELWDIVNDGIYDPTYTVSQSKQQQKQLKESRQKDKTALFILQQAVDDNIFTKISLAQTAQEAWSELKKEFQSVNPQTTNIAEGRGPEDHKNYLPLYKAILKGDLKSVGEVCEDDKNALEARITVNLDTALHVAVGTGQANHIVEYLLNKMSMDQVSLKNKEGNTVLSIAAIVGNVPAATMIHNKDENAMRSGRDVDKCLLYISNDSRRIPLIEATLHGQKKMIQFLLGISNNYLDYASAPSFHRTSDVLFVKMLISSGFYDLALYLVKKRPALATTTFYGGESLLSEITKKASAFSCGETRKLQFWKFLVPSKVPIGAKEREENLMPDKALELVKHLCKEITKDLDRAPFLLKLPLLRAAELGIYQVVEEIIKLYPDAIWFTNRKNHNIVHLAIINRQEKVFELIFQMSGRKNWLLMSHDVEKNNILHLAGKLAPRFKLNTISSAALQMQREIKWFKEVENNLPPDYQEETNSKGQTPATVFTEEHKELVQEGEKWMKDAATSCSVAAAFIATIVFAAVITIPGDYAENGRPKLYGQKAFKIFVISNALSLSSSISVIILFLSFFTARYREQDFLYVLPNRLMWCLYMLLLSLMSLITAFCACAYLVYYERKTYEVTALVFASALLPLSLLVRTQYPKILDLFISIFAPVFFKKRRTGILY; translated from the exons ATGGCCAAAGAAAACTCCAATCCACTTGCTATCTCTGTCCCAATCCCCATCCTTAACGGGGAAAATTACCATATATGGAGCATTAAGGTGAAGACATATCTTTTATCCCAAGATTTATGGGAAATTGTTGATGATGGATTCTACGAGCCAGGCGACACTGTATCTCAGTCTGAGCAACAGCAGGAGCAGTTGAAAGAAAGTAAGCAGAAGGATAAAGCAGCGCTTTTCATCCTTCAACAAGCCGTGGATGATGACATTTTCGCCAAAATTTCCCTAGCTCAGACGGCAAACAAAGCATGGTGCGCTCTGAAAGAAGAGTTTCAAAGCATTAATCCACAG ATTACCAACTTAGCAGAAGGGAGAGGGCCTG GAATCTCCAGTCCACTTGCTATCCCTGTTCCAATCCCCATCTTTGAAGGggaaaattatgatatttggAGCATTAAGATGAAGACATATTTTTTGTCCCAAGAGTTATGGGACATTGTTAATGATGGAATTTACGACCCTACCTACACTGTATCTCAGTCTAAGCAACAACAAAAGCAGTTGAAAGAAAGTAGGCAGAAGGATAAAACAGCACTTTTCATCCTTCAACAAGCCGTGGATGATAACATTTTCACCAAAATTTCCCTAGCTCAGACGGCACAGGAAGCATGGTCCGAATTGAAAAAAGAGTTCCAAAGCGTTAATCCACAG ACCACCAACATAGCAGAAGGGAGAGGGCCAG AGGATCACAAGAACTACCTGCCACTATATAAAGCTATACTCAAAGGTGATCTGAAATCTGTAGGAGAAGTTTGTGAAGATGATAAGAATGCGTTAGAAGCGAGGATCACGGTAAACTTGGACACAGCTCTTCATGTTGCTGTTGGGACAGGGCAGGCCAATCATATCGTTGAGTACCTTTTGAACAAGATGTCAATGGATCAAGTGTCACTGAAAAATAAAGAGGGCAACACTGTTCTTTCCATTGCTGCAATTGTTGGAAACGTCCCAGCAGCCACCATGATACATAATAAAGATGAAAACGCCATGAGATCGGGGAGAGATGTAGATAAATGTCTACTTTATATTTCAAATGATTCCAGAAGGATACCTTTGATTGAGGCCACTCTACATGGCCAAAAGAAGATGATCCAATTTTTATTGGGTATCAGCAACAATTATTTGGATTATGCTTCTGCACCAAGTTTTCACCGTACATCTGATGTTCTTTTTGTTAAAATGCTTATAAGTTCTGGATTTTATG ACTTGGCTTTATACTTGGTTAAAAAACGTCCAGCTTTAGCTACAACAACGTTTTATGGTGGTGAGTCTCTTTTGAGTGAAATAACCAAAAAGGCATCCGCATTTTCATGTGGAGAAACAAGAAAGCTACAGTTCTGGAAATTCCTCGTCCCTTCTAAGG TTCCGATTGGTGCGAAggaaagagaagagaatttgaTGCCTGACAAAGCTCTTGAACTTGTGAAGCACTTGTGCAAGGAAATTACAAAGGATTTAGACCGTGCTCCCTTCTTATTGAAACTTCCTCTTCTTAGAGCAGCAGAATTGGGGATTTACCAAGTCGTGGAAGAGATTATAAAGTTATATCCTGATGCAATCTGGTTTACAAATAGAAAGAATCATAATATAGTCCATTTGGCAATCATTAACCGTCAAGAAAAGGTATTCGAACTCATATTTCAAATGAGTGGTCGCAAAAATTGGTTATTGATGTCCCATGATGTTGAAAAGAACAACATCCTGCACTTAGCTGGAAAATTGGCACCTAGATTTAAACTTAATACTATTTCTAGTGCTGCTCTACAGATGCAACGCGAGATAAAATGGTTTAAG gAAGTGGAGAACAATTTGCCGCCCGACTACCAAGAGGAAACAAATTCTAAAGGACAAACTCCAGCAACAGTATTCACTGAGGAACATAAGGAACTAGTTCAAGAAGGTGAGAAATGGATGAAAGATGCAGCAACTTCATGTTCAGTAGCAGCAGCATTCATTGCTACAATAGTATTTGCAGCAGTAATCACAATCCCTGGTGATTACGCTGAAAATGGCCGCCCAAAACTATATGGACAGAAAGCCTTCAAGATCTTCGTTATTTCAAATGCATTATCTTTGTCCTCATCAATTTCCGTCATCATATTGTTCTTGTCCTTTTTCACTGCACGCTATCGTGAACAAGATTTTCTTTACGTCCTGCCCAATAGGTTAATGTGGTGTCTTTATATGCTGTTGCTCTCTCTGATGTCGTTGATAACAGCATTTTGCGCCTGTGCTTATCTGGTGTACTATGAGAGAAAGACATACGAGGTAACTGCTTTAGTGTTTGCATCGGCTTTACTGCCTCTCTCATTGTTGGTACGTACGCAATATCCCAAAATATTAGACCTGTTCATTTCCATATTTGCTCCGGTGTTTTTCAAAAAGCGAAGGACCGGTATCCTCTATTAG